A stretch of the Neisseria sp. DTU_2020_1000833_1_SI_GRL_NUU_006 genome encodes the following:
- a CDS encoding DeoR/GlpR family DNA-binding transcription regulator → MKPKIQRHEHILTLVREQHFMTVEQLAEALDVTPQTIRRDIQELSETRQLKRYHGGASVGDISGGVAQGKRKHCQNEKNAIARLIAAHIPDNSSLFISIGTTMEAVAAELVKQRKNLRIITNNIYVASITSARTDYTVIITSGVVRPLDGGITGVATVDFINQFKVDYAVMSTHGVENDGSLLDYDYKEVSVMQAMMTNARVRYLGVDHSKFNSNALVRLGDIGSFDKVFTDRVPEAAMQKVLGDAGVEWLVAEPVPL, encoded by the coding sequence ATGAAACCGAAAATACAGAGACACGAACATATCCTCACGCTCGTGCGCGAGCAGCATTTCATGACGGTCGAGCAGCTTGCGGAAGCCTTGGACGTTACCCCGCAGACCATACGCCGCGACATACAGGAATTGAGCGAAACGCGGCAGTTGAAGCGTTACCACGGCGGAGCGTCGGTCGGCGATATTTCCGGCGGCGTGGCGCAAGGCAAGCGAAAACACTGCCAAAATGAAAAAAACGCCATCGCCCGCCTGATTGCTGCCCACATTCCCGACAATTCGTCGCTGTTTATCAGTATAGGCACGACGATGGAAGCCGTTGCCGCCGAGTTGGTCAAGCAGCGTAAAAACCTGCGGATTATCACCAACAATATTTACGTCGCCTCCATCACGTCCGCGCGCACCGACTATACCGTCATCATCACTTCCGGCGTCGTGCGCCCCTTGGACGGCGGGATTACGGGCGTGGCGACGGTCGATTTTATCAATCAGTTTAAAGTCGATTATGCCGTCATGAGTACGCACGGCGTGGAAAACGACGGCTCGCTTTTGGACTATGACTATAAAGAAGTCAGCGTCATGCAGGCGATGATGACCAATGCGCGGGTCAGGTATTTGGGCGTGGACCACAGCAAATTCAACAGCAATGCCTTGGTCAGACTGGGCGACATCGGCTCGTTTGACAAAGTATTTACCGACCGCGTACCGGAAGCCGCCATGCAGAAGGTTTTGGGCGATGCGGGCGTAGAATGGCTGGTTGCCGAACCTGTGCCGCTTTGA